A stretch of Desulfovibrio sp. TomC DNA encodes these proteins:
- the modA gene encoding molybdate ABC transporter substrate-binding protein, whose product MKKLLLTLALIISLAAPAMAGDITISAAASLTDAFGAIKTAFAKDHPGVNLVFNFAASGALLSQMAQGAPVDVFASADQKTMDQAVEKQLIDTATRVNFVQNALVLATPADNPAKIKDLTTLTTPAVKRIAIGNPDSVPVGRYTKAALTKAGLWDALSPKCILAESVRQVLDYLSRGEVDAGFVYGTDAKQGGDKVKIIAEVPVETPVSYPIAVLSGSKEKKDAAAFVAFVTGPKGQEILAKFGFKKP is encoded by the coding sequence ATGAAAAAGCTCCTGTTGACCCTTGCCCTGATAATTTCACTGGCCGCCCCGGCCATGGCCGGCGACATCACCATTTCCGCCGCCGCCAGCCTGACCGACGCCTTTGGCGCGATCAAAACCGCTTTTGCCAAGGACCACCCCGGCGTCAATCTGGTGTTTAATTTCGCCGCCTCGGGAGCCCTGCTCTCCCAGATGGCCCAGGGCGCGCCCGTGGACGTGTTCGCCTCGGCCGATCAGAAAACCATGGATCAGGCGGTGGAAAAACAACTCATCGACACCGCTACCCGGGTCAATTTCGTCCAGAACGCCCTGGTGCTGGCCACTCCAGCCGACAATCCGGCCAAAATCAAGGACTTGACCACGCTGACCACTCCGGCCGTCAAGCGCATTGCCATCGGCAACCCCGACTCCGTGCCGGTCGGCCGCTACACCAAGGCTGCCCTGACCAAGGCCGGCCTGTGGGATGCCCTGTCCCCCAAGTGCATCCTGGCTGAATCCGTGCGCCAAGTCCTCGACTACCTGAGTCGCGGCGAAGTGGATGCCGGCTTCGTGTACGGCACCGACGCCAAGCAGGGCGGGGACAAGGTCAAGATCATCGCCGAAGTGCCGGTGGAAACCCCGGTCTCCTACCCCATTGCCGTGTTGTCCGGGTCCAAGGAGAAAAAGGACGCCGCCGCCTTCGTGGCCTTCGTGACCGGTCCCAAGGGCCAGGAAATCCTGGCCAAGTTTGGTTTCAAAAAGCCCTAG
- a CDS encoding ABC transporter ATP-binding protein has protein sequence MRISVDIKKSYCCGGREFHLDAAFAVSGNRVVLFGPSGSGKTLTLRALAGLLRPEAGSIAVDGREFFNAATGVFIPPRERHIGYVFQDYALFPHLTVRQNVAFGLSPLWGRLSKEAAARVQDMLVLFGIETLADQRPARISGGQRQRVALARALAGEPAALLLDEPFSALDIPLRQKVRAELAGILSRLDIPLVMVTHDPADVAFFGGEVVRYGDGRVLDMHSAEVMRRSMVKVA, from the coding sequence ATGCGCATCTCCGTGGACATCAAAAAAAGCTACTGCTGCGGCGGCCGGGAATTCCATCTTGATGCCGCCTTTGCCGTGTCCGGCAACCGGGTGGTGCTGTTTGGTCCGTCCGGCTCGGGCAAAACACTCACCCTTCGCGCCCTGGCCGGCCTGCTGCGACCCGAGGCCGGCTCCATTGCCGTGGACGGCCGGGAATTTTTCAATGCGGCGACCGGTGTTTTCATACCGCCCAGGGAGCGGCACATCGGTTACGTGTTCCAAGATTACGCCCTGTTTCCCCATCTCACCGTGCGCCAGAACGTCGCCTTTGGCCTGTCCCCGCTGTGGGGCCGGCTTTCCAAGGAAGCGGCCGCCCGCGTCCAGGACATGCTGGTGCTTTTCGGCATCGAAACCCTGGCTGACCAGCGACCGGCCCGCATTTCCGGCGGCCAGCGCCAGCGCGTGGCCCTGGCCCGGGCTTTGGCCGGCGAACCGGCTGCCCTGCTCCTGGATGAACCGTTTTCCGCCCTGGACATTCCGCTTCGACAGAAGGTACGGGCCGAGCTGGCCGGCATCCTGTCGCGTCTGGACATCCCGCTTGTCATGGTCACCCATGACCCGGCCGACGTGGCCTTTTTCGGCGGCGAGGTGGTGCGTTACGGCGACGGTCGCGTCCTGGACATGCACTCGGCCGAGGTTATGCGCCGCTCCATGGTCAAGGTGGCCTGA
- a CDS encoding hydrolase or acyltransferase of alpha/beta superfamily yields MSLAAASDWTSLPLTSANLDTTLAVVAEASYRDNTALISGLESAGFVQLDLEGDGNGTFVAQNAAFDAWITVANGAPAAIIAFRGTDDINYATDGLSAYQGSADAAFWLDTTGYYNLLDAGVSAFDAAVNALGITQVYVTGHSLGGAAAQAYMTEHADDADSRYAAVVFGSLGLSGQSTAIATDARVTAFTDPSDFSNQLGVQTAGLTISFSQGETSLDTGLDLSALISDPASFLTSHSISLFADAANRYDAAKAGIPATDVTTFFTSTLSVGGLTLTVSPV; encoded by the coding sequence ATGTCCCTTGCCGCCGCTTCCGACTGGACCAGCCTGCCGCTGACGTCTGCCAACCTCGACACCACGCTGGCGGTGGTGGCCGAGGCCAGCTATCGCGACAACACCGCACTCATTTCGGGCCTGGAATCAGCCGGATTTGTCCAGCTCGATCTCGAAGGAGACGGCAACGGCACCTTTGTCGCCCAAAATGCCGCCTTCGACGCCTGGATCACCGTGGCCAACGGCGCCCCGGCAGCCATCATCGCCTTTCGCGGCACCGACGACATCAACTACGCCACCGATGGACTCTCCGCTTACCAGGGCAGCGCCGATGCCGCCTTCTGGCTCGACACCACTGGCTATTACAATCTCCTGGATGCCGGCGTCTCCGCCTTCGACGCTGCGGTCAACGCGCTGGGCATCACCCAGGTCTACGTCACCGGCCACAGCCTTGGCGGCGCAGCGGCCCAGGCCTACATGACCGAGCACGCCGACGACGCCGACTCCCGCTATGCCGCGGTGGTCTTCGGGTCCCTTGGCCTTTCCGGCCAGAGCACGGCCATCGCCACTGACGCGCGCGTCACGGCCTTTACCGACCCCTCGGATTTTTCCAACCAACTCGGCGTTCAGACCGCCGGTCTGACCATCAGCTTCAGCCAGGGCGAGACCAGCCTTGACACCGGCCTCGACCTGTCGGCGCTTATCAGCGACCCGGCTTCTTTTCTGACCAGCCATTCCATCAGCCTGTTTGCCGATGCGGCCAACCGCTACGATGCGGCCAAGGCCGGCATCCCGGCCACCGACGTGACGACGTTTTTCACGTCCACGCTGTCTGTCGGCGGCCTGACCCTGACCGTTTCCCCGGTTTGA